Proteins from a single region of Chryseobacterium scophthalmum:
- a CDS encoding sensor histidine kinase, with the protein MKFYRLTLVSSCLLTLVMFVLVIIFDSLKDIYYHTSQFKIGLFVCIVLMFIINYVVLELLFNYYAKKQVRKISKILPEEIVYSDQNNITLKELGERFSDFNQQQLTEMDMMKEMESYRKEYIGNVSHELKTPLFSIQGYVETLVDGGVDNLTIRDKYLERIGISVERLIAIVNDLDMINRLEAGEINLTVSKFDVNILIKEIFDLLDLEAEKNNTVLQLQTLHSQIFVEADKQKISQVFINLISNAIHYANRQEARVVVKTSVLKNKVLIEVIDNGMGIKAELLPRIFERFYRVETSRSRRQGGSGLGLAIVKHILEAHNENITVESVYLEGTKFSFMLEKSK; encoded by the coding sequence TTGAAATTTTACAGACTTACCCTAGTTTCATCATGTCTGCTTACATTGGTGATGTTTGTTTTGGTGATTATTTTCGATTCACTGAAAGATATCTATTACCATACTTCTCAGTTTAAGATTGGTCTTTTTGTGTGCATCGTTTTGATGTTTATTATTAATTATGTGGTGTTAGAACTGCTTTTTAATTATTACGCAAAAAAACAGGTCAGAAAAATTTCGAAAATTCTTCCGGAAGAAATTGTTTACAGTGATCAGAATAATATTACGCTGAAAGAGCTGGGCGAAAGATTTTCAGATTTCAATCAACAACAGCTCACTGAGATGGATATGATGAAGGAAATGGAAAGCTACCGTAAAGAGTACATCGGAAATGTTTCGCATGAGCTGAAAACTCCACTTTTTTCGATTCAAGGTTATGTAGAAACTTTGGTTGACGGTGGAGTTGATAACTTAACGATTCGTGATAAATATTTAGAAAGAATTGGGATTTCTGTAGAAAGATTAATCGCTATCGTCAACGATCTCGATATGATCAATAGATTGGAAGCCGGAGAAATAAATCTTACTGTTTCAAAATTTGATGTTAATATTCTGATAAAAGAAATTTTTGATTTGCTTGATTTAGAAGCTGAAAAAAACAATACCGTTTTACAGCTTCAGACTTTACACAGCCAGATTTTTGTAGAAGCAGACAAACAAAAGATTTCTCAGGTTTTTATTAATTTAATTTCAAATGCTATTCATTACGCCAACAGACAGGAGGCTAGAGTAGTGGTGAAAACAAGTGTTCTTAAAAACAAAGTACTCATCGAAGTGATTGATAATGGGATGGGAATAAAAGCCGAACTTTTACCAAGAATTTTTGAAAGATTTTATAGAGTAGAGACCAGTCGAAGCCGAAGACAGGGCGGTTCCGGATTAGGACTTGCCATTGTAAAGCACATTCTGGAGGCTCATAACGAAAATATTACGGTAGAAAGCGTTTACCTTGAAGGCACAAAATTCAGTTTTATGCTCGAGAAAAGTAAATGA
- a CDS encoding SDR family NAD(P)-dependent oxidoreductase, giving the protein MKILNNKVALVTGAGSGIGLAIAKLYAQEGAKVIVSDINEEHGKSAVEQIKSEGGEASFVKADTSNPEQVEALVKATVDTYGRLDIACNNAGIGGEANQTGDYSLDGWKKVIDINLDGVFYGCKYELTQMEKNGGGVIVNIASIHGTVAAPLSSAYTSTKHAVVGLTKNIGAEYGQKNIRCNAVGPGYIDTPLLNQLDEEHKKTLIAKHPMGRLGKSEEVAELVLFLSSDKSSFMTGGYYLVDGGYTAV; this is encoded by the coding sequence ATGAAAATTTTAAATAATAAAGTAGCATTGGTTACTGGTGCGGGTTCAGGAATTGGACTTGCTATCGCAAAATTATACGCTCAAGAAGGAGCAAAAGTTATCGTTTCAGACATTAATGAAGAGCATGGGAAATCTGCAGTTGAACAGATAAAATCGGAAGGCGGTGAAGCAAGTTTTGTAAAAGCCGATACTTCAAATCCGGAACAGGTTGAAGCTTTGGTAAAAGCTACCGTTGATACTTACGGAAGATTAGATATTGCTTGTAACAATGCCGGAATTGGCGGTGAAGCAAACCAAACGGGAGATTACAGTCTTGATGGATGGAAAAAAGTAATTGATATTAATCTCGATGGCGTTTTCTACGGTTGTAAATACGAATTGACGCAAATGGAAAAAAATGGAGGTGGTGTTATCGTAAACATCGCATCAATTCACGGAACAGTTGCGGCTCCATTATCATCAGCTTATACTTCTACTAAACACGCTGTTGTGGGTTTAACAAAAAATATCGGAGCAGAATATGGCCAGAAAAATATTCGTTGTAATGCGGTTGGACCTGGTTATATTGATACCCCTCTTTTAAATCAATTGGATGAAGAACATAAAAAAACATTGATTGCAAAACATCCGATGGGAAGATTAGGAAAGTCTGAAGAAGTTGCAGAATTGGTTCTTTTCTTAAGTTCTGATAAATCATCTTTTATGACGGGAGGTTATTATTTGGTTGATGGAGGTTACACAGCAGTTTAA
- a CDS encoding response regulator, which yields MNQKKILLIDDELDILEILSYNLEKEGYDIYTATNGNEGIDKAKEIIPDLILLDVMMPEKDGIETCQELRKVKELQKTLIVFLSARSEEFSQLAGFQAGANDYVVKLIKPKILISKVNALLQLTSQVSDNAKLIEIGDLIIDKDNFRVSKSGQQFLLPKKEFDLLYLLASNTEKVFKREEILEKVWGNDVIVGERTIDVHIRRLREKLGINTIQTLKGIGYKLIV from the coding sequence ATGAACCAAAAGAAAATTCTTCTAATAGACGATGAACTCGATATTCTAGAGATTCTGTCTTACAATCTGGAAAAAGAAGGCTACGACATTTATACCGCTACAAATGGTAACGAAGGTATAGATAAAGCTAAAGAAATTATTCCTGATTTAATATTATTAGATGTAATGATGCCCGAAAAAGACGGTATCGAGACTTGCCAGGAACTTAGAAAAGTAAAAGAGCTGCAAAAAACGCTTATAGTTTTTCTTTCTGCAAGAAGTGAAGAGTTTTCTCAGTTGGCTGGCTTTCAGGCAGGAGCAAACGATTATGTTGTAAAACTAATTAAACCGAAAATTCTTATTTCTAAAGTAAATGCATTGCTTCAGCTGACTTCTCAGGTTTCTGATAATGCCAAACTGATCGAAATAGGTGATTTAATCATTGATAAAGACAACTTCAGAGTTTCAAAAAGCGGGCAGCAGTTTTTATTGCCTAAAAAAGAATTCGATTTGCTTTATCTTTTAGCTTCAAACACAGAAAAAGTGTTTAAAAGAGAAGAAATTCTTGAAAAAGTTTGGGGGAATGACGTGATTGTTGGTGAAAGAACAATTGATGTACATATCCGTAGACTGAGAGAAAAATTAGGAATCAACACGATTCAGACTTTAAAAGGTATTGGGTATAAATTAATTGTTTAG
- a CDS encoding GreA/GreB family elongation factor, translating into MNKSSLINIVKLKLSEKINNFEKLISETRASSNDTKSSMGDKYETGREMLQQEINNLQVQLNEVLKQQDFLKTILPKQSEKAEKGAVVKTEKGLFFISVSLGEITFENQKIICISPESPLAKAMNGKQENDSFSLNTMNQKIIELQ; encoded by the coding sequence ATGAACAAATCTTCACTTATCAATATTGTTAAATTAAAACTCTCTGAAAAAATAAACAACTTCGAGAAACTGATCTCTGAAACTCGTGCATCAAGCAACGATACGAAAAGTTCAATGGGAGATAAATATGAAACAGGAAGAGAAATGCTTCAGCAGGAAATCAATAATCTTCAGGTTCAATTAAATGAGGTTTTGAAGCAACAGGATTTTCTGAAAACAATACTTCCAAAACAGTCGGAAAAAGCAGAAAAAGGCGCGGTTGTAAAAACTGAAAAAGGTTTGTTTTTTATTTCGGTTTCTTTGGGTGAAATTACTTTTGAAAATCAAAAAATTATCTGTATTTCTCCGGAATCTCCCTTAGCAAAAGCAATGAATGGAAAACAGGAAAACGATTCTTTTTCGCTCAATACGATGAATCAGAAAATTATTGAGCTTCAGTAG
- a CDS encoding M1 family metallopeptidase, with the protein MRKAILSIAILGVLFSANVSAQTETSGREKVYRATHTKVTELKHTKLKVNFDYQKEQMNGEEWLTASPYFYPSNELTLDAKGMLIHEVALDNNGKKSPLKYDYKNDVLKINLDKAYTRNQDYTVYIKYTSRPNEVKQEGSAAINDAKGLYFINAQGKEADKPTQIWTQGETESSSAWFPTIDKPNQKTTQEIFMTVPDKYVTLSNGILKESKKESNDLRTDHWVMDKRHSTYLFFMGVGDYAVVKDKWKNIPVDYYIEKAYEPYAKQIYGNTPEMIDFFSKKLGYDYPWAKYAQISGRDYVSGAMENTTATLHGSDILQKPGQLIDENKWEDTIAHELFHHWFGDLVTAESWSNLTVNESFANYSEYLWNEYKYGKDQADYHQMEDVNHYIHNPSDFKKDLVRFDYGSREDVFDLVTYQKGGGILHMLRNYLGDDAFFAGVTDYLKTNEYKNAEAHQLRLSFEKVSGKDLNWFFNQWYFGSGNPKLNYTYTFEPVKKQVTVTLNQSQDLPFEFPLAIDVYDNGKPKRYNVWANATAKNTFTFDSSKNPDLININADGVLVADVTESKTPEQNFLQFTNSKEFKSRYNALNAIKDQVGKNPAATKLLAAAIKDPFFRIRMKALELMDLSNSEQMKALGSDVEKLASNDPKTLVQGVAIAALAKTKDKKYVPIFEKGVNAVSNSVKVNSLAAIIAVDPSKVNGLADKIELDGASEEMLTQLLPVVVKNKVTSQMANIASIAAFYPFVKFQNPELGKVAEEGYNWIMSSDNLKATESITKILDQAKGQMGDNPQVKMMITQMLKDGLNKKMELLKQNPQKASSINPQIDAINRAIENFK; encoded by the coding sequence ATGAGAAAAGCCATTTTATCTATCGCAATACTGGGAGTTTTATTCTCCGCAAATGTATCTGCACAAACAGAAACTTCGGGAAGAGAAAAAGTCTACAGAGCAACGCATACAAAAGTTACAGAGCTTAAACACACTAAACTTAAAGTCAATTTTGATTATCAAAAAGAGCAGATGAATGGTGAAGAATGGTTAACAGCTTCTCCGTACTTTTATCCTTCTAATGAATTGACGCTTGATGCAAAAGGAATGTTGATTCATGAAGTGGCTTTAGATAATAACGGTAAAAAATCTCCTTTAAAATATGATTATAAAAATGATGTTTTAAAGATAAATTTAGATAAAGCGTATACAAGAAATCAGGATTATACGGTTTACATCAAATACACTTCCCGTCCGAATGAAGTGAAACAAGAGGGAAGTGCGGCAATCAACGATGCAAAAGGTCTTTATTTCATCAATGCTCAAGGTAAAGAAGCTGATAAACCAACGCAAATCTGGACTCAGGGTGAAACTGAATCTTCTTCAGCTTGGTTTCCAACAATCGATAAACCGAATCAGAAGACCACTCAGGAAATCTTCATGACGGTTCCTGATAAATATGTTACTCTTTCTAATGGGATTTTAAAAGAATCTAAAAAAGAATCCAACGATTTAAGAACCGACCATTGGGTGATGGATAAGAGGCATTCTACCTACCTTTTCTTTATGGGAGTTGGTGATTATGCTGTTGTAAAAGACAAATGGAAAAATATTCCTGTAGATTATTATATCGAAAAAGCATACGAACCATATGCAAAACAGATTTACGGAAACACACCGGAAATGATCGATTTTTTCTCTAAAAAATTAGGCTACGATTATCCTTGGGCAAAATATGCTCAAATTTCTGGTAGAGATTACGTTTCTGGAGCGATGGAAAATACCACTGCAACGCTTCACGGAAGTGATATTCTTCAAAAACCGGGACAATTAATTGATGAAAACAAATGGGAAGATACCATCGCTCATGAATTGTTCCACCACTGGTTTGGAGATTTAGTTACTGCAGAAAGCTGGAGTAATCTTACAGTGAATGAATCTTTCGCTAACTATTCAGAATACCTTTGGAACGAATACAAATACGGAAAAGACCAAGCAGATTATCATCAGATGGAAGATGTGAATCATTACATTCATAATCCTTCAGATTTCAAAAAAGATTTAGTAAGATTTGATTACGGTTCTCGTGAAGATGTTTTCGATTTGGTAACCTATCAAAAAGGAGGCGGAATTCTTCATATGTTGAGAAACTATCTTGGTGATGATGCATTCTTCGCAGGAGTTACAGATTATCTGAAAACCAATGAATACAAAAATGCCGAAGCACATCAGTTGAGATTATCTTTTGAAAAAGTTTCAGGTAAAGATTTAAACTGGTTCTTCAATCAGTGGTATTTCGGAAGCGGAAATCCTAAACTAAATTACACTTATACTTTTGAGCCTGTAAAAAAACAGGTTACGGTTACTTTGAATCAATCTCAGGATCTACCTTTTGAATTTCCTTTAGCTATTGATGTTTATGATAACGGTAAGCCAAAAAGATATAATGTTTGGGCGAATGCGACTGCAAAAAATACATTTACATTCGATTCGTCTAAAAATCCGGATTTAATTAACATCAATGCAGACGGAGTCTTGGTAGCTGATGTTACTGAATCTAAAACTCCGGAACAGAATTTCCTGCAGTTTACCAATTCTAAAGAATTTAAAAGCAGATACAATGCTTTAAATGCGATAAAGGATCAGGTAGGAAAAAATCCTGCGGCTACAAAATTATTGGCAGCAGCTATAAAAGATCCTTTCTTCAGAATCAGAATGAAGGCTTTGGAGTTGATGGATCTAAGTAATTCTGAGCAAATGAAAGCTTTGGGAAGCGATGTCGAAAAACTGGCTTCAAATGATCCTAAAACTTTGGTTCAGGGTGTTGCAATTGCGGCTTTGGCGAAAACGAAAGACAAGAAATATGTCCCGATTTTTGAAAAAGGTGTAAATGCGGTTTCCAATTCTGTAAAAGTAAACTCTCTGGCGGCAATTATTGCTGTTGACCCTTCAAAAGTAAATGGTTTAGCTGATAAAATTGAATTGGATGGTGCTTCTGAAGAAATGCTTACTCAGTTATTGCCTGTCGTGGTTAAAAATAAAGTGACTTCTCAGATGGCAAATATTGCTTCGATTGCAGCATTTTATCCTTTTGTGAAATTCCAGAATCCTGAATTGGGAAAAGTGGCTGAAGAAGGCTATAACTGGATTATGTCTTCGGATAATTTAAAAGCTACAGAAAGTATTACAAAAATTTTAGATCAGGCTAAAGGACAAATGGGAGATAATCCGCAAGTAAAAATGATGATTACTCAAATGCTGAAAGACGGTCTGAATAAGAAAATGGAACTTCTTAAGCAGAATCCGCAAAAAGCATCAAGCATCAATCCGCAAATTGACGCAATCAATAGAGCGATTGAAAATTTTAAATAG
- a CDS encoding IS1096 element passenger TnpR family protein, translating to MVYKIRVILDTKEDIFRDVEIKGKQTLWNLHLGIKSAFNLSGDELSTFNLLEEDGTVVKSVPLEDMSDDGDGEIMSDVYIDEAFESAGDKAQFQYGLLDLWEFFCELVEVVEETKGVNYPLTAYRFGNAPLKAPSKNKSAAGSKNKKSAMPLMDDDFNFDDDFGGGSNNFADEDDDSFDDDEEDDYNDDVFDDEDDDNER from the coding sequence ATGGTTTACAAAATCCGTGTAATATTAGATACGAAAGAAGACATTTTCCGAGATGTAGAAATCAAAGGAAAACAAACACTCTGGAACTTACATTTGGGAATTAAAAGTGCATTCAACCTTAGTGGAGATGAGCTGTCTACTTTTAATCTTCTCGAAGAAGATGGTACTGTTGTAAAAAGCGTTCCACTTGAAGATATGAGTGATGATGGTGATGGCGAGATTATGTCAGATGTGTACATCGATGAAGCATTTGAGTCAGCAGGAGACAAAGCACAGTTCCAGTATGGTTTGCTTGATCTTTGGGAATTTTTCTGCGAACTTGTAGAAGTAGTAGAAGAAACAAAAGGTGTGAATTATCCGCTTACTGCATACAGATTCGGAAATGCTCCTTTAAAAGCTCCAAGCAAAAATAAAAGCGCTGCAGGATCAAAAAATAAAAAATCGGCAATGCCTTTAATGGATGACGATTTTAATTTTGATGATGATTTCGGAGGTGGAAGCAATAACTTTGCAGATGAAGATGACGATAGTTTCGATGATGATGAAGAAGATGACTATAATGATGATGTTTTCGATGATGAAGACGATGACAACGAAAGATAG
- a CDS encoding thymidylate synthase produces the protein MQNYLDLLQHILDNGTDKTDRTGTGTRSVFGYQLRYDLSKGFPLVTTKKVHLKSIIYELLWFIKGDTNIKYLTDNGVSIWNEWADENGDLGPVYGAQWRSWSGADGKVVDQFSEVIEQIKKNPDSRRLIVSAWNAAEIPNMALAPCHALFQFYVADGKLSLQLYQRSADVFLGVPFNIASYALLLMMVAQVTGLEVGDYVHTFGDVHIYNNHFEQVNKQLSRETRALPTMKLNPEIKDIFDFNFEDFTLENYDPHPGIKAPVAI, from the coding sequence ATGCAAAACTACCTCGATTTACTTCAGCATATTTTAGATAACGGAACCGATAAAACCGACAGAACAGGAACAGGAACAAGAAGTGTTTTTGGATATCAGTTACGTTACGATTTATCAAAAGGATTTCCTTTGGTTACGACCAAAAAGGTTCATTTGAAATCTATTATCTATGAATTGCTTTGGTTTATAAAAGGAGATACCAATATCAAATATCTTACCGATAACGGAGTTTCTATTTGGAACGAGTGGGCTGATGAAAATGGAGATTTGGGTCCAGTTTACGGCGCACAATGGAGAAGTTGGAGCGGCGCCGACGGAAAAGTGGTTGACCAATTTTCTGAAGTAATCGAACAAATCAAAAAAAATCCTGATTCCAGAAGATTAATTGTTTCTGCATGGAACGCTGCCGAAATTCCGAATATGGCTTTGGCACCTTGCCATGCTTTATTTCAGTTTTATGTAGCAGATGGAAAATTGTCGCTTCAATTGTACCAAAGAAGTGCAGATGTTTTCTTGGGTGTTCCTTTCAATATTGCAAGTTATGCGCTTTTATTGATGATGGTTGCGCAGGTTACAGGTCTTGAAGTTGGTGATTATGTACATACTTTTGGGGATGTACATATTTACAATAATCATTTTGAACAGGTTAACAAACAACTTTCCAGAGAGACACGAGCTTTGCCAACAATGAAACTCAATCCCGAAATTAAAGATATTTTTGATTTTAATTTTGAAGATTTTACTTTAGAAAATTACGATCCGCATCCGGGAATTAAAGCTCCTGTTGCGATATAA
- a CDS encoding alpha-amylase family glycosyl hydrolase, translated as MKTNMDLPQEWKHTTNIYEVNVRQYTKEGTFRAFEKEMPRLKNMGVKTLWFMPITPIAQKNKKGSLGSPYAASDYTSINPEFGTMDDFKHLVNEAHRLGFKVIIDWVANHTGWDHIWTKTNPEFYLKENGDFKMASGMDDIIELDYQNKDMRKAMIDAMKFWIEETDIDGFRCDLASWVTVDFWKEARPEVEKIKPLFWIGEFDELESPEYGKVFDASYSWKWMHKSAEFYKDNQPIHELIDLLRKYSQIGDSSMRAWFTSNHDENSWNGTEYEKYGDITKPMAIFSATWNGIPLLYSGQELPNLKRLEFFEKDPIEWTNHCEMADFYKTLLNLKSSNPALRGGDSNVVTYLLNTSANNKIFAYIRKNKWNEVLVVLNFSKENVEFTIEDENVTGAFKNIFDGTKRDFNNGKNFSFKVSDYAVFEK; from the coding sequence ATGAAAACGAATATGGATTTACCTCAGGAATGGAAACACACCACCAATATATATGAAGTTAACGTAAGACAATATACTAAAGAAGGCACTTTCAGAGCGTTTGAAAAAGAAATGCCGCGCCTGAAAAATATGGGCGTTAAAACTTTATGGTTCATGCCGATTACTCCGATTGCTCAAAAAAATAAGAAGGGAAGTCTTGGAAGTCCTTATGCCGCGTCAGATTATACTTCGATCAATCCAGAGTTTGGAACGATGGATGATTTCAAACATTTGGTGAATGAAGCGCACCGTTTAGGTTTTAAAGTAATTATCGACTGGGTGGCTAATCACACAGGTTGGGATCATATTTGGACGAAAACAAATCCTGAATTTTACCTGAAAGAAAATGGCGATTTCAAAATGGCTTCAGGAATGGATGATATTATTGAGCTTGATTATCAGAATAAGGATATGCGAAAAGCCATGATCGATGCAATGAAATTCTGGATTGAAGAAACCGATATTGATGGATTCAGATGCGATTTGGCTTCTTGGGTAACTGTTGATTTTTGGAAAGAAGCAAGACCGGAAGTAGAAAAAATAAAACCTCTTTTCTGGATTGGTGAGTTTGATGAATTGGAAAGTCCGGAATACGGAAAAGTTTTTGATGCAAGTTATTCTTGGAAATGGATGCACAAATCTGCCGAATTTTATAAAGACAATCAACCGATTCATGAACTTATAGATTTGCTTAGGAAATATTCTCAAATCGGAGATTCTTCAATGAGAGCATGGTTTACAAGTAATCACGATGAAAATTCCTGGAACGGAACAGAATACGAAAAGTACGGCGATATTACCAAACCAATGGCAATATTTTCAGCAACCTGGAACGGAATTCCTTTATTGTATTCAGGTCAGGAACTTCCTAATCTGAAACGATTAGAATTTTTTGAAAAAGACCCAATTGAGTGGACGAACCATTGCGAAATGGCTGATTTTTATAAAACTTTGTTGAATCTGAAATCTTCAAACCCAGCTTTAAGAGGTGGTGATTCAAATGTTGTGACCTATCTTTTAAATACTTCTGCGAATAATAAAATTTTTGCTTACATCAGAAAAAATAAGTGGAATGAAGTTTTAGTGGTGCTCAATTTTTCAAAAGAGAACGTAGAATTTACCATTGAGGATGAAAATGTAACCGGAGCTTTTAAAAATATTTTTGATGGAACGAAAAGAGATTTCAACAACGGTAAAAACTTTAGTTTTAAGGTTTCTGATTACGCAGTTTTTGAAAAATAA
- a CDS encoding hydroxymethylglutaryl-CoA synthase family protein, whose translation MSFGIEAATYYVPSLYLEIKDLAEKRGIEPAKLEKGLGLHKMGFPDLHEDAATFAAEALLKLIKDYKINPKEISRIYLGTESAIDAAKPTASYAMQMVEKVLEAEFGERCFKNCDVVDMTFACIGAVDALHNSLDFVRVNPDKKAVVIASDYAKYELASSGEYTQGGGAVALLVSAKSNLIEIENNWGVATESVFDFFKPRRHFKKEDLANAPESFPDKIEIFTDEPVFDGQYSNQCYQDRIREAYQHYEEVSGKTKPSENWKYLIFHLPYAFHGKRVFTEIYSLENGLPYSNADEQKAVAKSENYIEFINSKIEKTQRASSEIGNMYTASIFMALLSGLQTSFNENEELADEEIGFVGYGSGSKSKVFAGKVSENWKNVVAKWDLFENLKNRLAIDFDTYEKLHRKQLEYSVNPDYNGFGLESVELENPVLKGARYYGYKG comes from the coding sequence ATGAGTTTTGGAATTGAGGCAGCAACTTATTATGTGCCTTCTTTGTATTTGGAAATTAAAGATTTAGCAGAAAAAAGAGGAATTGAACCTGCAAAACTGGAAAAAGGATTAGGCTTACATAAAATGGGTTTCCCCGATCTACATGAAGATGCTGCTACATTCGCTGCAGAAGCTTTATTAAAATTAATAAAAGACTATAAAATCAATCCAAAAGAAATCTCCCGTATTTATTTAGGAACAGAGAGCGCAATCGATGCCGCTAAGCCAACAGCTTCTTATGCAATGCAGATGGTAGAAAAAGTTTTGGAAGCAGAGTTTGGAGAAAGATGTTTCAAAAACTGTGATGTGGTAGATATGACTTTCGCTTGCATTGGCGCGGTTGATGCACTTCACAATTCTTTAGATTTTGTAAGAGTAAATCCTGATAAAAAAGCAGTGGTTATTGCAAGTGATTATGCTAAATATGAGCTGGCTTCTTCCGGTGAATATACTCAAGGTGGAGGTGCAGTTGCTTTATTGGTTTCTGCAAAATCTAATTTAATTGAGATTGAAAATAATTGGGGGGTTGCTACAGAATCTGTTTTTGATTTTTTTAAACCTAGAAGACATTTCAAAAAAGAAGATTTGGCAAACGCTCCTGAATCTTTTCCTGACAAAATAGAAATTTTCACGGATGAACCTGTTTTTGACGGGCAATATTCCAACCAATGTTATCAGGATAGGATTAGGGAAGCTTATCAGCATTATGAGGAAGTTTCAGGCAAAACAAAACCTTCTGAGAATTGGAAATATCTTATTTTCCACCTTCCGTATGCATTTCATGGGAAAAGAGTTTTTACAGAAATTTACAGCTTAGAAAACGGACTTCCTTATTCAAATGCTGACGAACAAAAAGCAGTTGCAAAGTCTGAAAATTATATCGAATTCATCAACAGTAAAATTGAAAAAACACAACGTGCATCTTCGGAGATAGGAAATATGTACACTGCTTCGATTTTTATGGCTTTACTTTCAGGTTTACAGACTTCTTTTAATGAAAACGAAGAATTGGCTGATGAAGAAATAGGATTTGTTGGTTACGGAAGCGGTTCAAAATCAAAAGTTTTTGCTGGAAAAGTTTCTGAAAATTGGAAAAATGTGGTTGCAAAATGGGATTTATTTGAAAATCTTAAAAACCGTTTAGCCATTGATTTTGATACTTACGAAAAGCTTCACAGAAAACAATTGGAATATTCTGTAAATCCAGATTACAACGGATTTGGTTTAGAATCTGTAGAATTGGAAAATCCTGTGTTGAAAGGAGCGAGGTATTATGGTTATAAAGGATAA